A genomic region of Mus pahari chromosome 22, PAHARI_EIJ_v1.1, whole genome shotgun sequence contains the following coding sequences:
- the Osgin2 gene encoding oxidative stress-induced growth inhibitor 2 isoform X3 yields MEGSMLTISFGNWMELPGLKFKDWISSKRRNLKGDRVMPEEIARYYKHYVKVMGLQKNFRENTYITSVSRLYRDQDDNGSQDRDISTKHLQNQKSKFIKRNWEIRGYQRTAGGSHVPFCLFAENVALATGTLDSPAHLEVEGEEFPFVFHSMPEFGAAINKGKLCGRVDPVLIVGSGLTAADAVLCAYNNNIPVIHVFRRRVTDPSLIFKQLPKKLYPEYHKVYHMMCSQSYSADSDPLSDYTSFPEHRVLSFKSDMKCILQSVSGLKKIFKLSAAVILIGSHPNLSFLKEQGWYLGRNSSQPITCKGNPVEVDAYTYECVKEANLFALGPLVGDNFVRFLKGGALGVTRCLATRQKKKQHLFVQRGGGDGVA; encoded by the coding sequence GAACTTAAAGGGGGACCGTGTCATGCCGGAGGAAATAGCTCGCTACTACAAGCACTATGTAAAGGTCATGGGTCTTCAGAAGAATTTCCGAGAGAATACTTACATAACCTCTGTATCAAGACTCTATAGAGACCAAGATGATAATGGTAGTCAAGACAGAGATATTTCAACAAAGCATTTACAGAACCAGAAGTCAAAATTTATcaagagaaactgggaaatcaGAGGCTATCAGCGAACAGCAGGTGGTTCTCATGTTCCCTTCTGCCTCTTTGCTGAGAATGTAGCTCTTGCAACTGGAACTTTGGATTCTCCTGCACATCTGGAAGTTGAAGGGGAAGAGTTTCCTTTTGTATTTCATTCGATGCCTGAGTTTGGAGCTGCTATAAACAAAGGAAAGTTGTGTGGCAGAGTGGATCCAGTGCTGATTGTAGGTTCCGGCCTTACTGCAGCTGATGCAGTGCTCTGTGCCTATAACAATAATATCCCCGTGATCCACGTGTTTCGCAGACGAGTAACTGATCCAAGCTTAATTTTCAAACAGCTTCCCAAAAAGCTGTATCCTGAGTATCACAAAGTCTATCATATGATGTGTAGTCAGTCGTACTCTGCAGACTCAGATCCTTTATCTGATTATACCAGTTTTCCTGAGCACCGTGTGCTTTCCTTTAAGTCAGACATGAAATGCATTCTTCAAAGTGTCTCTGGATTGAAGAAGATATTTAAGCTGTCTGCAGCTGTCATCCTGATAGGTTCTCATCCTAACCTATCTTTTCTGAAGGAACAAGGGTGGTACCTAGGCCGTAACTCAAGCCAGCCAATAACATGCAAGGGTAACCCTGTGGAGGTTGATGCATACACCTATGAATGTGTTAAAGAAGCCAACCTTTTTGCTTTGGGCCCTTTGGTTGGAGATAATTTCGTTCGCTTCTTAAAGGGAGGGGCATTGGGTGTTACTCGCTGTTTGGctacaagacagaagaaaaagcagCATTTGTTTGttcaaagaggaggaggagatggggtagCTTAA